From one Bacilli bacterium PM5-9 genomic stretch:
- a CDS encoding magnesium-transporting ATPase (P-type) (product_source=COG0474; cath_funfam=1.20.1070.10; cog=COG0474; superfamily=81665; transmembrane_helix_parts=Inside_1_16,TMhelix_17_39,Outside_40_58,TMhelix_59_81,Inside_82_87,TMhelix_88_110,Outside_111_114,TMhelix_115_137,Inside_138_154), translated as MLYIMKSGEKMFNRTLILLSVSLTVIVLAFTGFTLYLAFSNGIFTNPETSEVVFKINNHFIMFIIFIVLSLLGAVFTGISYKKQSMLLLIIGTLCLFASSIPSVFYNFEINSKDPFLFSKLIAPSFVLNVIQIFLANKGVTDYKSGLSNINKRK; from the coding sequence ATGTTATATATTATGAAAAGTGGTGAAAAAATGTTTAATAGAACTTTAATTTTATTGTCAGTATCCTTAACAGTGATAGTTCTAGCCTTTACTGGCTTTACTTTATATTTAGCTTTTAGCAATGGTATTTTTACTAATCCAGAAACAAGTGAAGTTGTTTTTAAAATAAATAATCATTTTATTATGTTTATTATCTTTATTGTTTTATCGTTATTGGGAGCAGTTTTCACTGGAATATCGTATAAAAAACAGTCAATGTTGTTGCTTATTATTGGTACACTATGTTTGTTTGCTTCTAGTATACCTAGTGTTTTCTATAATTTTGAAATTAATAGTAAAGATCCATTTTTATTTTCAAAACTGATTGCACCATCATTTGTTTTAAATGTAATTCAAATTTTCTTAGCAAACAAGGGTGTTACAGATTATAAAAGTGGATTAAGTAATATTAATAAACGAAAATAA
- a CDS encoding glyoxylase-like metal-dependent hydrolase (beta-lactamase superfamily II) (product_source=COG0491; cath_funfam=3.60.15.10; cog=COG0491; pfam=PF00753; smart=SM00849; superfamily=56281) has protein sequence MELIQVGEKTYYIKNATNIGIYKIDDENVYLIDSGNDKDAAKKILKIITENGWNLKGIISTHSNADHIGGNKFLQDKTECNVLAYNIEKCITEFPMLEPSFLYGGYPFKEIRNKFLMAKPSKAIPIEDNLPNGLEFFTLHGHFFDMVGIKTSDDVYFLADSLIDEKTIKKYHLFFVYDIKEFLKTLDYLETLKGALFIPSHCEASNDITSLIKLNRDKVMEVMNKIYNICENKLTFEEILKNIFEEYNLVMNANQFVLVGSTVKSYLAYLADEGKVGYEFNDNKMIWSQKNREII, from the coding sequence ATGGAACTAATTCAAGTTGGCGAAAAAACATATTATATCAAGAATGCAACAAACATTGGTATTTATAAGATTGATGATGAAAATGTCTATCTTATTGATTCTGGAAATGATAAAGATGCTGCAAAGAAAATTTTAAAAATCATTACTGAAAATGGTTGGAATCTAAAAGGAATAATTTCTACTCACTCTAATGCTGATCATATAGGTGGGAATAAGTTTTTACAAGATAAAACAGAGTGTAATGTTTTAGCATACAATATTGAAAAATGTATTACAGAGTTTCCAATGTTAGAGCCTTCATTTTTATATGGAGGATATCCTTTTAAAGAAATAAGAAATAAATTTTTAATGGCTAAACCTTCTAAAGCAATACCAATAGAAGATAACCTTCCAAATGGATTAGAGTTTTTTACTTTACATGGTCATTTCTTTGACATGGTAGGTATTAAAACAAGTGATGATGTTTATTTTTTAGCTGATTCTCTAATTGATGAAAAGACAATTAAAAAATACCATTTATTCTTTGTTTATGATATTAAAGAATTCCTTAAAACATTAGATTACTTAGAAACATTAAAAGGTGCTTTATTTATCCCATCGCACTGTGAAGCAAGCAATGACATAACTTCATTAATTAAATTAAATAGAGATAAAGTTATGGAAGTAATGAATAAAATATATAACATTTGCGAAAACAAATTAACGTTTGAAGAAATACTAAAAAATATCTTTGAAGAATATAATTTAGTAATGAATGCTAATCAATTTGTTTTAGTAGGAAGTACTGTAAAATCATATCTAGCATACCTTGCTGATGAAGGTAAAGTAGGTTATGAGTTTAACGATAATAAAATGATATGGTCACAAAAAAATAGAGAGATTATTTAA
- a CDS encoding putative glutamine amidotransferase (product_source=KO:K07010; cath_funfam=3.40.50.880; cog=COG2071; ko=KO:K07010; pfam=PF07722; superfamily=52317), with product MKKPIIGISSNAREDFELWFNDYYINFVGMDEVNVITDTGGVPLVLPQVVDTSCLDTYLDIIDGLVIVGGLDVSPSYYNEDTHPLCGELNPKRDEFESYLIKKASERNIPLLVICRGLQLTNVIYGGSLYQDLSLNPEITIKHSAMKEGGNDVHSINIIDKNSRFHQLVQTDEMYVNSIHHQVIKDLASDFNIVAVSRDNVIEVIEHKDKSKFFIGTQFHPEIMGARGNELMKNIFYGMHKYITENQ from the coding sequence ATGAAAAAACCTATTATTGGTATATCTTCAAATGCACGTGAAGACTTTGAATTATGGTTCAACGATTACTATATTAATTTTGTTGGAATGGATGAAGTTAATGTAATTACTGATACAGGTGGTGTTCCACTTGTCTTACCTCAAGTAGTTGATACTAGTTGTTTAGATACATACTTAGACATAATCGATGGGCTTGTTATTGTTGGTGGTTTAGATGTTTCACCTTCATATTATAATGAGGATACTCACCCTCTATGTGGTGAACTAAATCCTAAAAGAGATGAGTTTGAAAGTTATTTAATTAAAAAAGCAAGCGAGAGAAATATCCCATTGCTTGTTATTTGTCGTGGTTTACAACTTACAAATGTTATTTATGGTGGAAGCTTATATCAAGATTTATCATTAAATCCTGAAATCACAATTAAACATAGTGCGATGAAAGAGGGAGGTAATGATGTTCACTCAATTAATATTATTGACAAAAACTCAAGATTTCATCAATTAGTGCAGACAGATGAAATGTATGTTAATTCAATTCACCATCAAGTTATTAAAGACTTAGCTAGCGATTTTAATATTGTAGCTGTATCAAGAGATAATGTTATTGAGGTAATTGAACATAAGGATAAAAGTAAGTTTTTTATTGGAACACAATTTCATCCTGAAATTATGGGTGCAAGAGGTAATGAATTAATGAAAAATATTTTTTATGGAATGCACAAATATATTACTGAAAACCAATAA
- a CDS encoding arginine utilization protein RocB (product_source=COG4187; cath_funfam=3.40.630.10; cog=COG4187; pfam=PF01546; superfamily=53187) has product MKWQTKDELLQLMKDLVSIKSVSQTPDEINAANFVYESLSTLDYYKKNPEHLIKVDVPGAFPRAAIVALMKKGPSKKTLLGVAHFDTVGVDDAGILKDIITNPDEYTKQVGKLNLDPESRKDLESGEYLFGRGTMDMKAGMALLMQKLEKYSNDDNFDGNLLFSFVGDEEVNSDGALAAIPEVAKVLEREGLEAIACLDTEPDFAAYPNDDNLYMYTGTVGKLLGGFFVLGKETHVGESLSGLNAHLVMANIIRRMEISMDFTEKVGNNVTMPPTSLKLEDHKELYNVQTPLSAHIYYNIQTFKNSPKVYMDKLKKVAQEAIDESYQHVLKMTEEYKQASGLPITPLDMNPQVYTYDEFYQEVKQEYPNIDELIDAQIKELLKDDIDERDLTVGLIKYLQVISSNKNPKVITYFAPSYYPHVSLDASKPTHKAVIDASLKAIDFAKKEFDVDIKQSNYFQGICDLSFFALEDAADVLTYLKPNMPTLGRTYNLPLDEIAKVDVPVINYGPHGRDAHKYTERILVDYSFGVVPVVLDELIKNLFSM; this is encoded by the coding sequence ATGAAATGGCAAACAAAAGATGAATTATTGCAATTAATGAAAGATTTAGTAAGCATTAAAAGTGTTTCTCAAACACCTGATGAAATCAATGCTGCAAACTTTGTATATGAGTCTTTATCAACTTTAGACTATTACAAAAAAAATCCTGAACATTTAATTAAAGTAGATGTTCCTGGTGCATTCCCAAGAGCAGCTATTGTTGCCTTAATGAAAAAAGGACCATCTAAAAAAACTTTACTAGGAGTAGCTCACTTTGATACAGTTGGTGTTGATGATGCTGGAATCTTAAAAGATATTATTACTAATCCAGATGAGTATACTAAACAAGTAGGTAAATTAAACCTTGATCCAGAATCAAGAAAAGATTTAGAATCAGGGGAATATCTATTTGGACGTGGAACAATGGATATGAAAGCTGGTATGGCATTACTAATGCAAAAACTTGAAAAATATAGTAATGACGATAATTTTGATGGTAACTTATTATTCTCATTTGTTGGAGATGAAGAAGTTAACTCTGATGGAGCATTAGCTGCAATTCCTGAAGTTGCTAAAGTACTTGAAAGAGAAGGATTAGAAGCTATTGCTTGTTTAGATACTGAACCTGACTTTGCTGCTTATCCAAACGATGATAATTTATATATGTATACAGGTACTGTTGGTAAATTACTAGGTGGTTTCTTTGTTTTAGGAAAAGAAACTCATGTTGGTGAATCATTATCAGGTTTAAATGCTCACTTAGTAATGGCAAACATTATTAGAAGAATGGAAATCAGTATGGACTTTACTGAAAAAGTTGGAAATAATGTTACAATGCCTCCAACTAGTTTAAAGCTTGAAGATCATAAAGAGTTATATAATGTGCAAACTCCATTATCAGCACATATCTACTATAATATTCAAACATTTAAAAACAGTCCTAAAGTATATATGGATAAACTTAAAAAAGTTGCTCAAGAAGCAATTGATGAATCATATCAACATGTTTTAAAAATGACTGAAGAATACAAACAAGCTTCAGGATTACCAATTACACCATTAGATATGAATCCACAAGTATATACTTATGATGAGTTCTATCAAGAAGTTAAACAAGAATATCCAAATATCGATGAATTAATTGATGCGCAAATTAAAGAATTATTAAAAGATGATATTGATGAAAGAGATTTAACTGTGGGATTAATCAAATATCTTCAAGTAATTAGTAGTAATAAAAATCCAAAAGTTATTACATACTTTGCTCCATCATACTATCCACATGTTAGTTTAGATGCAAGTAAACCAACTCATAAAGCAGTTATTGATGCTAGTTTAAAAGCTATTGATTTTGCGAAAAAAGAATTTGATGTTGATATTAAACAATCAAATTATTTCCAAGGAATTTGTGATTTAAGTTTCTTTGCATTAGAAGATGCTGCAGATGTTTTAACTTATTTAAAACCAAATATGCCTACATTAGGTAGAACTTATAACTTACCATTAGATGAGATTGCTAAAGTTGATGTTCCAGTTATTAACTATGGTCCTCATGGTAGAGATGCTCATAAATACACAGAAAGAATCTTAGTTGATTATTCATTTGGCGTAGTTCCAGTTGTATTAGATGAGTTAATTAAAAATTTATTTTCAATGTAA
- a CDS encoding nitrite transporter NirC (product_source=KO:K02598; cath_funfam=1.20.1080.10; cog=COG2116; ko=KO:K02598; pfam=PF01226; tigrfam=TIGR00790; transmembrane_helix_parts=Inside_1_25,TMhelix_26_48,Outside_49_62,TMhelix_63_85,Inside_86_105,TMhelix_106_128,Outside_129_158,TMhelix_159_181,Inside_182_187,TMhelix_188_210,Outside_211_241,TMhelix_242_264,Inside_265_276): protein MESGFIDKVYSSVEKKEKILNGEFVSYAIRAMMAGVFLTLIYTFCMQIVSDFSGTDVEPFGKMLMSYLFGIGLIFIVYFGAELFTSNTMYFAVGMTHKKTTVARSFKLLAICWIFNFVGAALCAFILVQTGLFNPVDGVYPNEALNTLAAKKATLPWNQIFFRGIMANFVVNVVIFIQAVVKEDISKLFIIPLGLVPFVYLGFEHSIANFGVFLMTWMTPGAASVASYHDMMFTTAGVFNNLLWATLGNLVGGGIMVGCYFAFLNRNKIKDDNKKA, encoded by the coding sequence ATGGAAAGTGGATTTATTGATAAAGTATATTCATCAGTAGAAAAGAAAGAAAAAATATTAAATGGAGAGTTTGTTAGCTATGCAATTAGAGCTATGATGGCAGGTGTTTTCTTAACACTTATCTATACATTCTGTATGCAAATAGTTTCAGATTTTAGCGGTACTGATGTTGAACCTTTTGGAAAAATGTTAATGTCGTATTTATTTGGAATTGGACTTATTTTCATTGTTTACTTTGGAGCTGAATTATTTACTTCAAATACAATGTATTTTGCAGTAGGAATGACACATAAGAAAACTACAGTTGCAAGATCATTTAAGTTATTAGCAATTTGTTGGATTTTCAACTTTGTTGGTGCAGCATTATGTGCTTTCATTCTAGTACAAACTGGTTTATTTAATCCTGTTGATGGTGTTTATCCAAATGAGGCCTTAAATACATTAGCAGCTAAAAAAGCAACGTTACCATGGAATCAAATATTCTTTAGAGGTATTATGGCAAACTTTGTTGTGAATGTTGTAATATTTATTCAAGCAGTAGTTAAAGAAGATATTTCAAAATTATTTATAATTCCATTAGGATTAGTACCATTTGTATATCTTGGATTTGAACATAGTATTGCAAACTTTGGTGTATTCTTAATGACATGGATGACTCCAGGTGCTGCAAGTGTAGCAAGTTATCATGATATGATGTTTACAACAGCAGGTGTATTTAATAACTTACTATGGGCAACTTTAGGAAACCTTGTAGGTGGAGGAATAATGGTTGGATGCTATTTTGCATTTTTAAATCGAAATAAAATAAAAGATGATAATAAAAAAGCTTAG
- a CDS encoding type III pantothenate kinase (product_source=KO:K03525; cath_funfam=3.30.420.40; cog=COG1521; ko=KO:K03525; pfam=PF03309; superfamily=53067; tigrfam=TIGR00671): protein MLLAIDIGNSNIVFGVYSENKLLGTFRLETDLARTEDEFSTLIISCLDNFGINYKKITGIIISSVILSVNPIFEKLAKKYFNTKAVFVGTNLKSGVAIKIEQPKTLAPDILVGIVGAKQKYGQNCLVIDLGTATTMTILNNNNEYIGGIVYPGLKISANALASNAALLPAIDLEIPNHVICKETIQAMQAGLMYGYASMLDGMIERLEKEYGSELKIILTGGLSSSIAKILKREVILDEDLLLDGMNYLYNKNFKLD, encoded by the coding sequence GTGTTATTAGCTATAGACATTGGTAATTCTAATATAGTATTTGGAGTATATAGTGAAAATAAACTTTTAGGAACATTTAGGCTAGAAACAGATTTAGCTAGAACTGAAGATGAGTTTTCAACTTTAATTATTAGTTGTTTAGATAATTTTGGAATTAATTATAAAAAAATAACTGGAATAATTATTTCCTCTGTAATTTTAAGTGTTAATCCAATATTTGAAAAATTAGCAAAAAAATATTTTAATACAAAAGCAGTTTTTGTTGGAACAAACTTAAAATCAGGGGTAGCAATTAAAATAGAACAACCAAAAACATTAGCACCAGATATTTTAGTAGGAATTGTTGGAGCGAAACAAAAATATGGACAAAATTGTTTAGTAATTGATTTAGGTACAGCAACTACAATGACTATCTTAAATAATAACAATGAATATATTGGTGGAATTGTTTATCCAGGATTAAAAATAAGTGCAAATGCTTTAGCAAGTAATGCAGCACTTTTACCAGCTATTGATTTAGAAATACCAAATCATGTAATTTGCAAAGAAACAATTCAAGCAATGCAAGCGGGATTAATGTATGGATATGCTTCAATGTTAGATGGAATGATAGAGCGTTTAGAAAAAGAATATGGTAGTGAATTAAAAATAATCCTAACAGGTGGATTATCAAGTAGCATTGCCAAAATATTGAAAAGAGAAGTTATATTAGATGAGGATTTATTATTAGATGGAATGAATTATCTATATAACAAGAATTTCAAATTAGATTAA
- a CDS encoding tRNA 2-thiocytidine biosynthesis protein TtcA (product_source=KO:K14058; cath_funfam=3.40.50.620; cog=COG0037; ko=KO:K14058; pfam=PF01171; superfamily=52402) yields MNEKLDIKEIERSLIKKYRKKIWRPFIKALNEYELIQENDKIAVCISGGKDSLLLAKLLQELHRHSKVAFELKFIAMDPGFHKENRNAIIDNCAHLEIPVEIFDSKIFDVVDKMSAEFPCYLCARMRRGALYSFAKELGCNKIALGHHFDDVIETTLMNVLYSGTFKTMLPKLKAQNFENMELIRPMVLIKEKDIISFTKNTGLQMMDCGCEVAAGKIASTRSDIKELIKDYKKIFDGVDKSIFAAGTNVNIDAIIGYTKDGVKHSFLEDYDKGADE; encoded by the coding sequence GTGAATGAAAAATTAGATATAAAAGAAATAGAGCGTTCCTTGATAAAAAAGTATCGTAAAAAGATTTGGAGACCATTTATAAAAGCTTTGAATGAATATGAATTAATTCAAGAAAACGACAAAATTGCAGTTTGTATTAGTGGTGGAAAAGACTCACTTTTATTAGCAAAGTTACTTCAAGAATTACATAGACATAGTAAGGTTGCTTTTGAATTGAAGTTTATTGCTATGGATCCTGGTTTTCATAAGGAAAATAGGAATGCAATTATTGATAATTGTGCTCATTTAGAAATTCCAGTTGAAATATTTGATTCTAAAATATTTGATGTAGTAGATAAAATGTCAGCTGAGTTTCCATGTTACTTATGTGCAAGAATGAGAAGAGGAGCTTTATATAGTTTTGCTAAAGAATTAGGGTGCAATAAAATAGCGTTAGGTCATCATTTTGATGATGTAATAGAAACAACATTAATGAATGTTTTATATTCTGGAACATTTAAAACAATGTTACCTAAATTAAAGGCACAAAATTTTGAAAATATGGAATTGATTAGACCAATGGTTTTGATTAAGGAAAAAGATATTATCTCATTTACAAAAAACACTGGTTTACAAATGATGGATTGTGGTTGCGAAGTTGCTGCTGGTAAAATCGCAAGTACAAGATCTGATATAAAAGAATTGATAAAAGATTATAAAAAAATCTTTGATGGTGTAGATAAATCAATATTTGCTGCTGGAACAAATGTAAATATTGATGCAATAATTGGATATACTAAAGATGGAGTTAAACATTCATTTTTAGAAGATTATGATAAAGGAGCTGATGAATAG
- a CDS encoding threonine dehydratase (product_source=KO:K01754; cath_funfam=3.40.50.1100; cog=COG1171; ko=KO:K01754; pfam=PF00291; superfamily=53686; tigrfam=TIGR01127) — translation MRKLPIDIKDIRDAQETLKGHARKTPLVKSFYFSSLTGGEVYLKLENMQLTGSFKFRGAFNKISSLTEEERKAGVIACSAGNHAQGVALSSYLLGIKSKIVMPTTAPKAKVEATRGYHSEVVLSGDTFDDAKDTCNCIAAESGETFLHPYDDKYVMAGQGTIGLEILDELWDVETVIVPIGGGGIIAGISVALKSFNPNITIIGVQAENVHGMKASYDANEIVSHFVAPTIADGCAVKVPGEMTFEIVQELVDDIVTVSEDQIELALKDLLQRGKVVVEGAGALASAAIHSGKIDHFIKGKKVVAILSGGNIDLTRVSNIVDHFYAQELTD, via the coding sequence ATGAGAAAATTACCAATTGATATCAAAGATATCAGAGACGCACAAGAAACCTTAAAAGGTCATGCAAGAAAAACCCCTTTAGTTAAGTCATTTTACTTTTCATCACTTACAGGCGGAGAAGTGTATTTAAAGTTAGAGAATATGCAACTAACGGGGTCTTTTAAATTTAGAGGAGCTTTTAATAAGATTTCAAGCTTAACTGAAGAAGAGCGTAAAGCAGGAGTTATTGCTTGTTCTGCTGGTAATCATGCACAAGGTGTTGCTTTATCAAGTTATTTATTAGGTATTAAATCAAAAATTGTTATGCCTACAACTGCACCTAAAGCAAAAGTTGAAGCTACAAGAGGATATCATTCTGAAGTAGTTTTAAGTGGAGATACATTTGATGATGCAAAAGATACATGTAATTGTATTGCTGCTGAAAGTGGAGAAACTTTCCTACATCCATATGATGATAAATACGTAATGGCTGGTCAAGGAACAATTGGTTTAGAAATTCTTGATGAATTATGGGATGTTGAAACTGTAATCGTACCAATCGGTGGTGGTGGTATTATCGCTGGTATTTCAGTTGCTTTAAAATCATTCAACCCAAATATCACTATTATTGGTGTTCAAGCTGAAAATGTTCATGGTATGAAAGCTAGTTACGATGCTAATGAAATCGTATCTCATTTTGTTGCACCAACAATCGCTGATGGATGTGCTGTAAAAGTTCCAGGTGAAATGACTTTTGAAATTGTTCAAGAATTAGTTGATGATATAGTAACAGTTAGTGAAGATCAAATTGAATTAGCATTAAAAGATTTACTACAACGTGGAAAAGTTGTTGTTGAAGGTGCTGGTGCTCTTGCAAGTGCTGCAATCCATTCTGGAAAAATTGATCACTTCATTAAAGGTAAAAAAGTGGTTGCTATTTTATCTGGTGGAAACATTGACTTAACAAGAGTTTCAAACATTGTTGATCATTTCTATGCACAAGAATTAACTGACTAA
- a CDS encoding integrase (product_source=COG0582; cath_funfam=1.10.443.10; cog=COG0582; pfam=PF00589; superfamily=56349) — MMKNIDKYKVHKIEVNGSKYLTKIDKATNKRVYKKQFTASANGVKKTLKTKIWQTSVTKVEHEVQKMRVDFREGLLKKTKLNTKHLYSDIVNEYHRLEIKNCINHNRSFEVIDKFLSNNNNYVLKGNYPNFKNRYVEDLTIQEIKQLKKDINTVALNKNLSVLTVGHIFTNIDRALIYCAEMAYIDDTIIDNIRIKPRGKGRKKKHEQSFLEKKEYDYLMEVFEKDFKFTTNETVEQNKYRKKLYYTYLNCAFFIGFRKSEGFALTWGDFQQDRTYINATLNTKNVKKYLKTKTYRRIDPKTASSIREIKTPNSIIKCLNEWKEYCDSLGIDTSDNNFIFIEFNGKPLNQTTFRNRFNVIIKESNVEEKFKKQLHIHSFRHSSCSYYVQMLKETSKEIGLGYIEDEVGGYLGHGNGDMVEKVYKHLYSTDKKSPLDKVLEQS, encoded by the coding sequence ATGATGAAAAACATTGATAAATATAAAGTACATAAAATTGAAGTAAATGGTTCAAAATATTTAACTAAAATTGACAAAGCTACAAATAAAAGAGTGTATAAAAAACAGTTTACTGCTTCTGCAAATGGAGTTAAGAAAACATTGAAAACAAAAATTTGGCAAACATCAGTTACCAAAGTTGAGCATGAAGTTCAAAAGATGAGAGTAGACTTTAGAGAAGGATTACTTAAAAAAACGAAATTAAACACTAAGCATTTGTATAGTGACATTGTTAACGAGTATCATAGATTAGAAATTAAAAATTGCATTAATCATAATAGAAGTTTTGAGGTGATTGATAAATTTCTATCAAATAATAATAATTATGTTTTAAAAGGTAATTATCCAAATTTTAAAAACAGATATGTTGAAGATTTAACAATTCAAGAAATCAAGCAATTAAAAAAAGATATCAACACAGTAGCACTTAACAAAAACTTGTCAGTCTTAACAGTTGGTCATATTTTTACAAACATTGATAGAGCATTAATATACTGTGCAGAAATGGCATATATAGATGATACAATTATTGATAATATTAGAATTAAACCACGTGGCAAAGGCAGAAAAAAGAAACATGAACAGAGCTTTTTAGAAAAAAAAGAGTATGATTATTTAATGGAAGTATTTGAAAAGGATTTTAAATTTACAACTAATGAGACCGTTGAACAAAATAAGTATAGAAAAAAACTATACTACACATACCTAAATTGTGCATTTTTTATAGGATTTAGAAAAAGCGAAGGCTTTGCATTAACATGGGGAGATTTTCAACAAGATAGAACATACATTAATGCAACATTAAATACAAAAAATGTAAAAAAATATCTTAAAACCAAAACATATAGAAGAATTGACCCAAAAACCGCAAGTAGTATAAGAGAAATAAAAACACCAAACTCAATTATAAAATGTTTAAATGAATGGAAGGAATATTGTGATTCACTTGGTATTGATACATCAGATAATAATTTTATTTTTATAGAGTTCAATGGAAAGCCTTTAAATCAAACAACATTCAGAAATAGATTTAATGTAATAATTAAGGAAAGCAATGTAGAAGAAAAATTTAAGAAGCAATTACATATTCACAGTTTTAGACATTCTAGTTGCAGTTACTATGTTCAAATGTTAAAAGAGACAAGCAAAGAAATAGGTTTAGGATATATTGAGGATGAAGTAGGAGGATATCTTGGACATGGAAATGGAGACATGGTAGAAAAAGTTTATAAACACTTATATTCTACCGATAAAAAGAGTCCACTTGATAAGGTATTAGAACAAAGTTAA
- a CDS encoding hypothetical protein (product_source=Hypo-rule applied; superfamily=47370) yields the protein MKKLNIKKIREILQYGTLTCKQISEITGQTIHAAKQMRLDIIEEYKDRYRYTAGASIRTDHFIIWYNNPVINKEYELLYELGSDKKIANSQSFIFKDSVDLINLFDYNKLLNNNKLSLS from the coding sequence ATGAAAAAACTAAATATTAAAAAAATAAGAGAAATTCTACAATATGGAACATTAACATGTAAACAAATATCAGAAATTACTGGTCAAACTATACATGCAGCTAAGCAAATGAGATTAGATATTATTGAGGAATACAAGGATAGATATCGTTATACAGCTGGTGCCTCGATTCGTACAGACCATTTCATAATATGGTATAACAATCCAGTCATAAATAAAGAATATGAGCTACTATATGAATTGGGTTCAGACAAAAAGATTGCTAACTCGCAATCTTTTATTTTTAAAGATTCAGTTGATTTGATTAATCTATTTGATTATAATAAATTATTGAATAACAATAAACTATCATTAAGTTAA
- a CDS encoding hypothetical protein (product_source=Hypo-rule applied; superfamily=48168): MYSYIKKDVGQFIIYSVYNKNLFNRQPTDNKTKGKPKKAFDEMSLSEKADSVERRKKALIKRSEELKELILFNLSIKPDKSNSHKFITLTFDTDVFDLKVANKEFRNFIKRLNYYLDTTIDYITVSETQCKSKRIHFHTILFNCPYIDSNKLSDIWKNGFVKINKINKSKNGFLGASNYLSKYLLKEFDIERRHSKTYLKSKNLKEPPIEKGYIYDGRILKDIKQSDDVIFKKHFSYEMNGFNFKKDYIILRK; this comes from the coding sequence ATGTATAGTTATATAAAAAAAGATGTTGGTCAGTTTATTATATATAGTGTTTATAATAAAAATTTGTTTAATAGACAGCCTACTGATAATAAAACAAAAGGTAAACCAAAGAAAGCATTCGATGAAATGTCATTATCAGAGAAAGCAGATTCAGTAGAAAGAAGAAAGAAAGCATTAATTAAAAGGTCAGAGGAATTAAAAGAATTAATATTATTCAATCTTAGTATTAAACCTGATAAAAGTAATTCTCATAAATTTATAACTTTAACTTTTGATACTGATGTTTTTGATTTAAAAGTAGCAAATAAAGAATTCAGAAATTTTATAAAAAGACTTAACTATTATTTAGATACTACTATTGATTATATAACTGTTAGTGAAACACAATGTAAATCAAAAAGAATTCATTTTCATACAATTTTATTTAATTGCCCATATATTGATAGCAATAAATTATCTGATATATGGAAAAATGGTTTTGTGAAAATAAATAAGATAAATAAAAGTAAGAATGGATTTCTTGGAGCAAGTAATTATTTATCAAAATATTTATTAAAAGAGTTTGATATAGAAAGAAGACATTCTAAAACATATCTGAAATCTAAAAACCTTAAAGAGCCACCAATAGAAAAAGGATATATATATGATGGCAGAATACTTAAAGACATTAAACAATCTGATGATGTAATATTTAAAAAACATTTTTCTTATGAAATGAACGGCTTTAATTTTAAAAAAGATTACATTATTCTGAGAAAATAA